The Daucus carota subsp. sativus chromosome 2, DH1 v3.0, whole genome shotgun sequence genome includes a window with the following:
- the LOC135150492 gene encoding uncharacterized protein LOC135150492, whose translation MQGKFNGLKSLILKDNPCAFYVHCFAHQLQLALVGTVRIHQKISMFFSQLNTITSVVAGSCKRQDLLRDKQTTEVIEGICSGQISTGKGLNQESTLKRAGVTRWGSYYTTLLSLIRLFNPAISVLEHIVEHTDDHDLRGNAELMLSTMNKFDFIFLLHLMKNIMGISDGLSRALQKKDQDIVNAMNLVNVTKNMLRSMRTDGCESFYKRRVLRKSEVLTNLHHYRNDMFIDILERQVQELLFGMSCLDPQNSFSAFDKERLVNFAKLYPFEFSPVHIMELEWALPTYFQDVTHDERFVDLDGIAELGWKNG comes from the exons ATGCAAGGAAAGTTTAATGGTTTGAAGAGTTTGATTTTGAAAGACAATCCTTGTGCATTTTATGTGCATTGCTTTGCTCACCAGTTACAGCTAGCACTTGTTGGTACAGTGAGAATACATCAGAAGATATCAATGTTTTTTTCACAACTTAATACCATTACAAGTGTTGTTGCCGGATCATGTAAACGCCAAGACTTGCTTCGTGATAAACAAACTACTGAAGTGATTGAAGGTATTTGTAGTGGTCAGATTTCCACCGGAAAGGGACTGAATCAAGAATCAACTTTAAAGCGTGCTGGGGTTACACGATGGGGTTCGTATTATACTACATTATTGAGCTTGATCAGATTATTCAATCCAGCTATAAGTGTATTGGAGCATATTGTTGAGCACACGGATGATCATGATCTTCGAGGTAACGCTGAACTAATGTTGTCAACCATGAATAAATTTGACTTCATTTTTCTCTTGCatcttatgaaaaatataatgggAATTAGTGATGGATTGTCACGTGCTTTACAAAAAAAGGATCAAGACATTGTTAATGCGATGAATCTTGTTAATGTCACAAAAAACATGTTAAGATCTATGAGAACAGATGGATGTGAATCTTTTTACAAGAG ACGAGTTTTACGCAAGTCCGAGGTGTTAACAAATCTACACCACTACCGCAATGACATGTTCATAGATATTTTGGAAAGACAAGTTCAAGAATTACTTTTCGGTATGTCATGTCTTGATCCTCAAAACTCATTTTCTGCATTTGACAAGGAGAGATTggtaaattttgcaaaattgtATCCGTTTGAATTTTCACCGGTTCATATTATGGAACTTGAATGGGCACTTCCTACCTACTTTCAAGATGTCACGCATGATGAAAGATTTGTGGATCTTGATGGAATTGCGGAACTTGGTTGGAAAAATGGTTGA
- the LOC108207327 gene encoding inactive protein kinase SELMODRAFT_444075: MPSEVILVAVDASKEVTDYTLEWAVQNVIKPKDSLILLAILPSTSSPFRVVAENNPPRTLYQFITGVLKKKCNRRENTRNLKEKIAEENCRDQLVQDTHDSCTQIIRQLLKLHSIVQVRTEVRVVADQAAEGSITKLALEIGATWVILDRCLKKEDHSSLKQLINCNLVLIDRDIQRALKPMNLYKEDKVKEEAKFLEKPTVADMLDMFLNVSSTTSQSTSPGLEATTFSTSSSSSPKMYVEEFHQTGISKPDIFSPLGEHRVELKATYRALNRYSKSQPLSQTVLRELEVPTKSKSGILEEKSGLSKSRSDINWNTGIKTFHPPQVAPRISIHTHPPQVAPRISIDTKLSRPKQPMSGEQNLRTETNQTTEVAKIDRLSSIRKAMSVSVKQPPIPPPLCSVCKNNAPIFGRAPRKFTYMEIQEATNGFSKNNFLAKGGFGDVYKGVLDDGQVVAVKQHKVLSAQGASEFCSEVEVLSCAQHKNLVILVGYCTEMEWLLVYEFVCHGSLDKHLYGRGEPMAWQNRMKVAVGSAGGLRYLHEDCRVGCIVHRDFRPNNILLTHDFESMVGDFGLARWQADGQSAEETRIVGAFGYLAPEYTQTGLITEKADVYAFGVVLLELLTGIKATEFARNAKQPYMPDWSRQFLESKVPSEIVDPRLDHDFVEKEVECMIQAASLCISPDPDQRPRMSEVLKILEGYMPRVVPGPHSQPASTFPGRNLIEDHIDNKSEILKLQRNRLVYAGISDDKCNPLHQVLKDTQLQSMYKQVSFSDENKIAGTANKMDKNKSKLPRNEDYQEYLQGSLSRYIQNMKVM, translated from the exons ATGCCGAGTGAAGTGATATTAGTAGCTGTTGATGCCAGTAAGGAGGTGACTGATTATACTCTCGAATGGGCTGTGCAGAATGTGATCAAACCAAAGGACTCTCTCATCTTGTTGGCCATTCTTCCTTCAACTTCATCTCCGTTTCGTGTAGTAGCTGAAAATAATCCTCCCCGGACTCTTTATCAGTTCATTACTG GTGTGTTGAAGAAAAAGTGTAACCGCAGGGAGAATACTAGgaatttaaaagaaaagatTGCAGAGGAGAATTGTCGTGATCAACTGGTCCAGGACACACACGATTCATGCACACAGATTATTCGCCAACTCTTGAAGCTGCATAGCATTGTACAG GTACGTACTGAAGTAAGAGTTGTGGCAGACCAAGCTGCTGAGGGATCTATTACTAAATTAGCACTGGAAATCGGAGCAACATGGGTGATTCTTGATcg ATGCCTGAAGAAGGAAGACCATTCTTCCCTAAAACAGCTGATTAATTGTAATCTCGTACTCATTGACCGTGACATTCAAAGAGCATTGAAACCAATGAACTTGTATAAAGAAGACAAGGTCAAAGAGGAAGCTAAATTTCTTGAGAAACCAACAGTGGCTGATATGCTAGACATGTTTCTTAATGTTAGCAGCACAACAAGCCAGAGTACCAGTCCAGGTTTAGAGGCTACTACTTTTTCAacctcttcatcatcatccCCCAAAATGTATGTTGAAGAGTTCCACCAGACAGGAATCAGTAAGCCAGATATATTTTCCCCTTTAGGCGAACATCGAGTGGAACTTAAAGCCACGTACAGAGCTCTCAACAGATATAGCAAATCACAACCATTGAGTCAGACGGTGCTGAGAGAACTCGAAGTCCCTACAAAGTCAAAATCTGgaattcttgaagaaaaaagCGGTCTATCCAAAAGTAGAAGCG ATATTAACTGGAATACTGGCATCAAAACATTTCATCCACCTCAAGTAGCACCAAGGATATCTATCCATACTCATCCACCTCAAGTAGCACCAAGGATATCTATTGATACTAAGCTTTCAAGACCAAAACAGCCAATGTCAGGAGAACAAAACTTAAGAACAGAAACCAATCAGACTACTGAAGTTGCAAAGATAGACAGATTATCAAGCATTAGAAAGGCTATGTCTGTTTCGGTTAAGCAGCCACCAATTCCACCACCCCTTTGTTCGGTTTGCAAAAACAATGCCCCGATTTTTGGGAGGGCACCAAGAAAGTTCACTTACATGGAGATTCAGGAAGCAACTAATGGATTCTCAAAAAATAACTTCTTGGCCAAGGGTGGGTTTGGTGATGTGTACAAGGGAGTACTGGATGATGGTCAGGTTGTTGCAGTGAAGCAACACAAGGTGTTGAGTGCACAAGGAGCCTCAGAGTTTTGCTCTGAGGTTGAAGTCTTGAGCTGTGCACAGCACAAGAATTTAGTGATACTGGTTGGTTATTGCACTGAGATGGAATGGCTACTTGTTTATGAGTTTGTTTGTCATGGCTCCTTGGACAAGCATTTATATG GAAGAGGTGAGCCGATGGCATGGCAGAATAGGATGAAGGTTGCAGTTGGTTCTGCAGGAGGCTTGAGATACCTTCATGAAGATTGCAGGGTTGGTTGTATTGTGCACAGAGATTTCAGACCTAACAACATTCTCTTAACACATGACTTTGAATCTATG GTAGGAGATTTTGGTTTAGCAAGGTGGCAGGCTGATGGTCAATCAGCAGAAGAGACACGAATTGTTGGTGCCTTTGG GTACTTGGCTCCTGAATATACTCAAACTGGTCTAATAACAGAAAAGGCTGATGTATATGCATTTGGAGTGGTTTTGCTTGAGCTTTTAACTGGCATTAAAGCAACTGAATTTGCACGAAATGCAAAACAGCCCTATATGCCAGACTGG AGCCGTCAATTTCTTGAAAGCAAGGTACCAAGTGAAATAGTAGACCCGAGACTAGATCACGACTTTGTAGAGAAGGAAGTGGAGTGCATGATCCAAGCTGCAAGCTTGTGCATCTCACCTGATCCTGATCAAAGGCCGAGGATGTCAGAG GTGCTGAAAATATTGGAAGGATATATGCCCAGAGTTGTGCCTGGTCCTCATTCACAGCCAGCCTCCACATTTCCTGGTCGCAACTTAATTGAAGACCACATAGAtaataaatcagaaattttAAAGCTTCAAAGAAATAGACTTGTGTATGCAGGGATTAGCGACGATAAATGCAATCCCTTACACCAGGTCCTGAAGGACACTCAACTGCAAAGCATGTACAAGCAAGTGAGTTTTTCGGATGAAAATAAAATTGCCGGAACTGCCAATAAGATGGacaaaaacaaatctaaatTACCTCGTAATGAAGATTATCAAGAATATCTACAAGGGTCACTTTCCAGATATATCCAGAACATGAAAGTCATGTAG
- the LOC108207328 gene encoding signal peptide peptidase-like 5, with protein sequence MASYSLFFPSTILLILLSSSFHSHAAPICRKSEDVREVIVRYWINDEKVDQVVGLDAKFGADLPQEKEHATKLPAKNPNPSDCCSTLSEKLSGSIAVCPRGTCEFSVKAEVAESGGAAILLLINDDPDELPVIDCPSNKSVDIKIPVVIITKSDGDRFTNSMGGKNNVELLLYAPERSIVDPSVVFLWFMTVGTVACAAVWSEFTASKQSEESSDEFSPKKSSKVGADDDEDEIVEVNLMSAVTFVITASVFLLLLYFFMSASFVWVLIILFCIGGVQGMHFCITSVVSSKWKQQKVGLPLFGETPIFSLLVLALSFALAIFWAVTRRASYSWIGQDILGICLMITVLQLAQLPNIKVATALLSCAFCYDIFWVFISPYIFGSSVMISVAKGDNSGGESIPMLLRSPKFHDPFGGYNMIGFGDILFPGLLVAYAFRFDKAKQKGVRDGYFIWLMVGYSCGLICTYVGLYLMDGHGQPALLYLVPSTLGTIVGLSLKRGELKELWNSTLEDISKSNKSLGGT encoded by the exons ATGGCGTCGTACTCTCTCTTTTTCCCATCaacaattttactcattttattATCTTCATCATTCCACTCCCATGCCGCTCCCATTTGTCGCAAGTCTGAAGATGTTCGAGAG GTAATAGTTAGGTATTGGATTAATGATGAGAAAGTTGATCAAGTTGTGGGTTTGGATGCAAAATTTGGTGCTGACTTACCCCAAGAAAAGGAACATGCTACTAAACTACCTGCAAAAAATCCTAATCCCTCGGATTGTTGTTCTACTCTAAGCGAAAAG TTATCTGGCTCAATTGCCGTGTGCCCACGTGGTACTTGTGAGTTCTCGGTGAAGGCTGAAGTCGCAGAATCTGGAGGTGCAGCTATTTTGCTATTGATTAATGATGATCCAG ATGAGCTTCCTGTGATTGATTGTCCGAGCAATAAATCTGTAGATATTAAAATTCCCGTTGTCATTATCACAAAGTCTGATGGAGACCGTTTCACCAATTCCATGGGAGGTAAAAACAACG TGGAATTACTACTATATGCGCCAGAGCGCTCGATCGTTGACCCGTCTGTGGTATTCCTGTGGTTTATGACTGTTGGGACTGTAGCATGTGCTGCAGTTTGGTCAGAGTTTACTGCAAGCAAACAAAGTGAGGAGAGCTCTGATGAATTTTCACCAAAG AAATCTTCGAAGGTTGGagcagatgatgatgaggatgaaatCGTAGAAGTTAACCTAATGAGTGCGGTTACATTTGTCATAACCGCATCTGTTTTTCTGCTACTGCTATATTTTTTCATGTCGGCATCGTTTGTCTGGGTGTTGATTATACTTTTCTGCATTGGGGGTGTTCAG GGGATGCATTTTTGTATAACATCTGTTGTCTCAAG CAAATGGAAGCAGCAAAAAGTCGGATTACCACTATTCGGAGAGACTCCTATTTTCTCTCTGCTGGTTTTGGCTTTGTCCTTTGCGTTAGCCATTTTCTGGGCCGTAACACGGAGGGCATCTTATTCTTGGATTGGGCAAGACATTCTT GGTATCTGTTTGATGATAACAGTTTTGCAGCTGGCTCAATTACCTAATATTAAG GTTGCTACTGCACTTCTTTCTTGTGCTTTCTGTTATGACATCTTTTGGGTTTTCATTTCTCCTTATATATTCGGTAGCAGCGTTATGATTTCG GTTGCCAAAGGTGATAATAGTGGCGGAGAATCCATTCCGATGCTATTAAGATCCCCAAAATTTCACGATCCCTTTGGTGGTTATAACATGATTGGTTTCGGAGACATCCTGTTCCCAGGGTTGCTCGTTGCGTATGCTTTTAG ATTTGACAAAGCAAAACAGAAAGGTGTGAGAGATGGATACTTTATTTGGTTGATGGTTGGCTATTCGTGCG GCCTCATCTGTACTTACGTAGGTTTGTACTTGATGGATGGACATGGGCAACCAGCTCTACTGTATCTTGTTCCAAGTACACTAG GAACAATTGTCGGATTGAGTCTAAAGAGAGGTGAGCTGAAAGAGCTATGGAATTCCACCCTAGAGGATATTTCAAAATCTAACAAGTCATTGGGAGGAACTTGA